The following are encoded in a window of Torulaspora globosa chromosome 4, complete sequence genomic DNA:
- the YIP4 gene encoding Yip4p (ancestral locus Anc_8.158), with product MPEADDNFIEPDVAETAVTQDPVDGVLPISSRGTLDESIFETLKRDVLGINARLKQVVYPHFFLRGQDISHYQNDAGIHCDLWAPLAFIIVYSVSVSRSNARSLFSGLFVSLWAALLIMAVHLRLVKPHEKSSLVSYVSMAGYCLFPLVINSIVGQLILPAVFRIGHGASWAVRTLLILRLLLLTGSVTWSMNSIRIVAKCQSFVEVFPLALCFFGIGWLSVIL from the coding sequence ATGCCCGAGGCCGACGACAACTTCATCGAGCCCGATGTGGCTGAGACGGCGGTAACGCAAGATCCGGTCGATGGCGTGCTTCCGATATCCAGCAGGGGAACTTTGGACGAATCCATCTTCGAGACTCTTAAGAGAGATGTCTTGGGAATCAATGCAAGATTGAAACAGGTTGTGTATCcccatttctttctcagaGGCCAGGATATTAGCCACTACCAGAATGACGCGGGCATCCATTGCGACCTTTGGGCGCCCCTGGCGTTCATTATTGTCTACTCTGTATCGGTGTCTCGCTCTAATGCTAGGAGTCTATTTTCGGGGCTGTTTGTCTCTCTGTGGGCGGCGCTGCTGATAATGGCTGTGCACCTGAGACTGGTTAAACCACATGAGAAGAGCTCACTAGTCTCGTACGTGTCGATGGCCGGCTATTGTCTGTTTCCGCTCGTCATCAACTCTATTGTAGGGCAGCTCATTTTGCCGGCAGTCTTCAGGATTGGCCATGGAGCCAGCTGGGCTGTCAGGACTCTTTTGATACTGAGACTATTACTGCTGACTGGGTCAGTAACTTGGTCGATGAACTCGATTCGCATAGTCGCCAAATGCCAAAGCTTTGTGGAGGTCTTCCCACTTGCGCTGTGCTTTTTCGGCATCGGTTGGCTTTCCGTCATTCTTTAG
- the EMP24 gene encoding Emp24p (ancestral locus Anc_8.160): MKVPFVFQLVLTLSLGLLASAHNVLLPARGRRCFFEELSKGDEISVSFQFGDRDPQSSHQLKGDFFLYSAQGNQVLESYRDVSHGEVTLKAPAKGKYPYCFSNENSNIETKDVTFNIHGTIWVDVDDPSSNTIESSVRRLSKLIKEVEDEQSYIVIRERTHRNTAESTNDRVKWWSVFQLGVVVVNSLFQIYYLKRFFEVTSLV; the protein is encoded by the coding sequence ATGAAAGTACCATTTGTATTTCAATTAGTCCTCACCCTAAGCCTGGGGCTCCTAGCGAGCGCGCATAACGTTCTTTTGCCCGCTCGTGGCCGCAGatgcttctttgaagaactaaGTAAGGGTGATGAAATATCGGTTTCTTTCCAATTCGGTGATAGAGATCCGCAATCTAGCCATCAGTTAAAAGgtgatttctttctttaCAGCGCTCAGGGAAATCAAGTGCTAGAATCCTATAGAGATGTTTCGCACGGCGAAGTTACTTTGAAAGCACCAGCAAAGGGCAAATACCCATACTGTTTTTCGAACGAGAACTCCAACATAGAGACGAAGGATGTCACGTTCAACATTCATGGTACCATATGGGTTGATGTCGACGACCCAAGCTCCAATACTATCGAAAGCTCTGTGAGAAGATTGTCAAAATTAATtaaagaagttgaagatgagcAGAGCTACATCGTCATTAGAGAAAGAACACATAGAAACACGGCAGAATCCACTAATGACCGTGTCAAATGGTGGTCTGTATTTCAGCTGGGAGTGGTTGTTGTTAATTCATTGTTCCAAATCTATTACTTGAAGAGGTTCTTCGAGGTCACATCACTTGTTTAA
- the GLC7 gene encoding type 1 serine/threonine-protein phosphatase catalytic subunit GLC7 (ancestral locus Anc_8.159): MHGGLSPDLNSMEQIRRVMRPTDIPDVGLLCDLLWSDPDKDIVGWSENDRGVSFTFGPDVVNRFLQKQDMELICRAHQVVEDGYEFFSKRQLVTLFSAPNYCGEFDNAGAMMSVDESLLCSFQILKPAQKSLPRQQGGRKKK; the protein is encoded by the coding sequence ATGCACGGAGGTCTTTCCCCAGACTTGAATAGTATGGAACAGATTAGAAGGGTCATGAGACCAACAGATATACCTGACGTGGGATTACTATGTGACTTATTGTGGTCCGATCCAGATAAAGATATTGTTGGTTGGAGTGAGAATGATAGAGGTGTTTCTTTCACTTTTGGGCCGGATGTGGTCAATAGATTTTTGCAGAAACAGGACATGGAACTAATCTGTAGAGCGCATCAAGTGGTGGAGGACGGTTAcgaatttttcagcaaGAGACAATTGGTCACTTTATTCAGTGCACCTAATTACTGTGGTGAATTCGACAATGCTGGTGCCATGATGAGCGTTGACGAAAGTTTACTATGTTCCTTCCAGATTTTGAAACCTGCCCAGAAGAGTCTACCAAGGCAGCAAGGTGGtagaaagaagaagtaa